The nucleotide sequence GCCTCACTTTATCGGTGACTCGCTGAAGTTTCGGGAAAAGCTCAAATGCCATAGCGTTGCTGACGCTTCGCTCAAGGGCAGAGAAGGTCGTGGAGAGGCCACTTCTGTGAAACACATTGCTGCCCTCCAACGCTGAGCACAAGGTTCGACGATCCACCCAGTTGTACGGAGATGATCCATCTGTGGGCTGAGGCGGTACATGCACCTCCATGGTGAGCTCATCTGCGTTGCGTCTCTCCAGTGAGGACTTGGTTGTCCTCGTATCAACTGACATCGCTGAGGTACGAGTCAGATCTTCGACACCAGCTGACAGAGAGCATAGAAGCCCTTCAATACTTGACACTTCGGCGCACGCTTGCTCTGTCTGCCGCAGCGTTGCAGAAAGTCGCGCGATGATGCGCCCTGCAGGCACAGCTGCCGTGAGCGATGAGGGTGGCCTTTCCTCCTGCATAGATGGTATACGCCGGAGAAgtcgcgcagcaggagcgagATGTCTATCGTCTTTGCGGCCATTTCCCAAGACATAGCGCATACGTGCGGACAGGGAGGAGTGACAGGAAAAGATTAAGGGACAGAAGTGGGGAGGAGTACCCGACAAATGGGACGGAGGTGAggtggctgctgctcaccaaCCCCAATGGTGAATAGTGGAGAGCGCAGCAAGCTCCAGTGGGACGTAGAGACGAGAGAACGAGGCAGCCATGttgaagagaagaagcgcccATAACGTCTTGCCGTCACTTCACCCTTCTTCTCAGTACAGTACACAGACCCTGCTTGGCCGCAGAGAAAGAAACGTTGAATTTCCCCTCCGCCGCGTATTCCGTGCCGAGAAAAGATCGGATTCAGGTGTCcgtccttcttccccccccgTTTGTTTCCCTTTGTATGATACGCCTGTTTACTGTGCCGCTTTTCATGCTGCAAACCACCAGCGCAACAGAAAGCGCGCTTTTGTTTACTCGATAACTTTGCCACACAAAATCGCATCGTAATGTATTGAGCCGGCAGACGCAAAGAAGTGATGTGCaggacggagagggagggaggaacaagcaaacaagcacaCCTTCCCACACCCTCACAAACGCTGGCAGACGGGAGAGTGAgaaagcggcagcacaaAGTGTAGTAGTCAGAACGatcgcacccacacacacacacacacacacgcttgtTAAAAAGAACGAGGAATAGTGTTGCCAAACAGAGAGTTACTTCAAACTCTATTTcgaaagagaggcaaggagagagaaaaagcggaACTGATGCCGCATACTGCCTAACCAAAGGCAGACTAGACACAAAAAAGGAAATAGTAAGTCGTTGAAGCGAGTGAAGGGAGTTAAcaagtgtgtgtgcaggcacagagcagcaaagaggaggagtgaaTGCACCCCTCCATCATCTCCTATAACAATAGCACAGGGGGACACCCATTATTATCTTGTCTTGAGCATCctcctacacgcacacgattGTTCCGCGATTGAGATACATGGCGACGCAGTTGTAAAAGTGTGTGATGGCCGCCcccagcacgcacacgtgccatATCTGATGACTGGAGAAGTAGAAGTCGAAGGTGCCCGGGGATATTGCCTCTGGGATGCGGAAAGCGTAGACGAAGACCCCGAACCCGTAGAGCGCCAGCATGGTCAGCAATCCCTTCACATATGGGGCGCTGATATCTAGCGGAATCATCTGCGAAATGTGAATCGTCGGAATAATCCCTGAGCCAACCATGCAGACGTAGAAGATGATCTTCTTCGTCGCAAACGCCTCAGAGGTCCAGTGACGGAAGAAGGGCCCAATCAACCCTACCACCCCGAAGGAGGAAATCATTGACAAGTACGCGTTCCGCCACGCTGGGGCACAGTGCATGGCGTAGAAGCAGAAGGGCAGAAAGGAgccgacgacgaggagggtgATGGCGTAGTAGTCAAGCGCGTGCATACGATGGTAGAACTCCTCGCTCATGTGGCACAGAAATGTGTGAAAACACGCACTGCACAGCATGCACATGACGCAACTAAACGAGAAAGCGCCAAAGATGATAAAGGGCAAACGGGTACGCGCGCCACTAACATGGACCGGCGTTGCCGTGCGGTTCTCCCGGTGGAACACGTTACCTGCAAGATACTCTGGAATGATGTGCTGGGTAAACAGCTGGACTACCATCCCCAGAAACACAAGGACCCCCAGAAGATGTGTCCAAATATTGATTGTCTCGTTGTGCATGCGGAGAACGCTTGTGACACACTGCTTGCCAGTATAGTAGGCGCGATACCCGCGAAGGATGTAGCCGTTGTCGCGTAGGTACATGGGCACGTCTGAGATCATGTAGAGTGGCAGTGTTGAGTCGCCATTGTAGGGCTTGGCGTGTTCGCAGTTTGCTTGCTTGCGGGCATACCGTGTACTCTTCGTCTCCATGGGGTTCGCAGGGACTGACGCCCAAGAGGCCGAGCGCTGTATCGGCGGCGGAGATGCCTTCATACCACGTCGAGAGGATAGCAACCGCTTTGACGCCTGCTGCCCGTTCTTGCAAGAAACCATGGCGAAGTCAAGGCACTCGTAGTAGCACTGATCGCAGTAAAGAGAGTAGAAGACAAGGGGGtcaaaagaggaaagaacgaCAGGAGAGGTAGCCAcacttttttctttcaaaCGTGTCCATTTGCTGCCGTGCAAGACGAGCTCCAACCCCACTCTacgccgccccctctccctcccagcaggcccgtcgcgtggtgtgccgcagcggtagGGCAGGCACTGCGGCTATGCGCCGGCTCGGCGGtctcagcaccgccgccgccatcgtgccggtcgccacgtcgtgcacctctccccccctcggGCCGACATGCAGGCTCCCCACGGTAGTAGGCAGTAAGAGGCCGGGGTGGgatgcgttcgagtcacgctggcacttgACCCATTGcacgggggtggtggcgcagaccTGTATGCTGTCGCGGGCCGCTCCGACACCACGccgtaggtgcttgaccccctccccccggctCACGGCCCGAAGTGGTTCGGCAATGCGGGGTGGGATAGCGGGACGGCCTGGCCACCTCCGCACCtagcggggggagggggggtactCGAACctgaggtgcagcgcgctgAATTCTTCCCCCATCATCAGGTGGGGATGAAGATGACACACACCGGGGAAGTAAACAAgcaggcaaaaaaaaaaagcaacatCATTaaggcacacgtacacacacacacagcgtgTAGGGAGGTGTGATGGCTGGCACAGAAGACGTTGGTCTTGTATTTAGTTGCCAAGGTCTCGAACTACTGCTCGCACAGGTTTGCTCATTCAGTACGCGCGTGGGCGTGGGAATGTTGAACTGTGGTAGCGCAGgccagtgcgtgtgcgtagagtgaaaggaaagagggagccGAGGCAAGCAGTTTCTCACCACTGTTACAACCCAATGTGGCAGAAACCAAGTAGCTTTTTACCGACAACATGTAGTGGAATTTATCCGCACATGCCATCGCTCACTTGCCACAGCTGATACATGCTGACGCAGTTGAAGTAATGCACCAGGGCTCCCATAGAGACAAAGAAGTGCCACAACTGATGACTGGAGAGCCAGCAGTCAAAGTGGCCTGGGTAACGAGACTCAGGGAACTTGGTTACGTAGAACGCCACGCCGGAGCAGTAGAGAAGCACCATCAGTAAAATTCCGAGGAACGTCGGCGTGCTCACTGCGTTCATTGGCATAATCGTGAGGCTGTGGAGGGCGGGCGCCAGGCCGCTAAAACCCAGACCAAGGAACACACTCACCCGCACCCACCTGTGCTCATAAAACACATCTGTCCACGGGCCGATGATGCCGACTGTGCCGAGCACCAAGATCGCCGTAATGTAGACGGTTCGCGCGACTGGGTTGCAGTGGAACATGACGTACAGCGGAGGCAAGAAGCTGGAGACGATGAGAACTGTGATACCTATATAGTCCAGCCGTCCCATCGCCGTGAtgacgcggcagctgcagtgacTGTTGAAGAGATGATATATGGAGCTATTTAGCATGCACATGAGGGAGCCGAAGCAGAAGATGCCATATACTAACTTAGACGCGCTGAGCGACGGCGCGGTGATGGCTTTGCTGAGCACCGTGGTGTACAGTAGCGCGGTGAAGACAAGAAAGGCGAGAAAAGTGAGAACGTGCGAGTACACGTTGATGGTTTCGTTGTGCCAGCCGAAGAGGCTCTTGAAACACATCTGAGCTGTGTAGAAGGCCCGGTAGCGGCTGCCAATGTACGAGTTATGCTTCTGCCAAGGCGGGACTTCCTCGAACTTGTACAGGGGCAGCGTCTGGTCACGCCCCCGGTTGATTAGGttccactgctgctctctcgtCGTGTCAAacggtggcgctgttgcagcgAGGGAAAGGCGGCGCTTGTTTCGCCGATAGCCGTGCTCCGGCGTCTTCGCGTCTGGAGCTAGCTGTTCCTGATGAAGCGGAGTGCCTCTACTGTCCGGTGCGATTGAAGGTGCTGCGGAACTCACGCCAGTGGTGTCCTGCGTACCTGCCACGGAGATCCCCACGTCTTCTGTCTCGATTATTCTGTGCACAATCACAGCGTCGAAAGGGTCTGTAGAGGTTTGCGCATTGTCGAGTCCTAATCTGACGATCatctgcgtgctgctgtcgccactGCACTGATTGTCCGCGTTACTCATGAAAAAGTTGTGTTCCCGCTCCGTAGGGATAAaaggcggcgccaccacctctgtcAGCGAGTGGGCTAGGAAGTCGACTAGGGCTCGCTCGCCGCTCTTGGTCCTGTTGTGCGGCTTCTCtgaggcgtgtgtggggcACGTGCGAGTTGCACACATGGGTGGCATATGTGCGGACGGGATCGCCGTCTTCGAGTCCAGCGGTAGCGACTCATTACTTTCTTGGCTCTTAAGTAGCACTCGACTGTCCTCTTTGCTAAGCTTGCATAATGGACGGTGTAGTGCTCTGTCCCCTACGGTAATGTCGGTTGCCTTAAGAGACATTGTCCCCGCTTTTCATTCGAAATGCTCGATGGTCTCAAGGCATAAGAACacgtgtgcacacacacacacacacacgcatacgtaTGCCCGTGCTGTCTCTGTCAAGTCGAGAAAAAGTCGAACCAAGCTCGCGCTCACCATCCCCACGTAGCCCTAAGATCCCACAATGCGttgaggcagcagcgaaggcgGAGCCGTCCGATGCGAGACACATTGTGATGAAGTGCATTTTCGCAGGGTTCAAGGTGGCCCGAGCGCCGAAACCCAAACATTAAAAAAGAGCAAACAATaagagcgagggaaaggagaggtgCGAGAGCTTCAAGTGGAAACAGCGCTTCACAAACGTGTTACTGTTGCGCTCCACCGCATCTACCGCTGGTGAGCGTAGCCCCAACACCACGATATTGCTGACCAGTCCCCATGGTATGCACGAGGCCTTACcatgagagggaggggggcagtgCAGATGGAGTGCGTGGctgcgaggaagagaagcgcagaggCTGAGCCGCCTTATCAaccgcactgcagcaccttcgccATAGTCATCAGACTCATGGAATCATTTCATCACTTGTACGTAAGCGACGACACCGTGAAGGAAAAAAATATTTGTTTTCTCCAACTGTCATTCCACCGCAAGCAAAGTCTGCCAATAGACGCACCCAGCCACAGCTCACCTATgccgctctgctgcaccacggcgACTTCCTGGGATAGGCCGATCCGCCGGGCGTCGAATCGGGCCATGCGCCTCGCGGGCCCTGCACTcaaagggcggcggcggtggtgtgggtgcatGCCCGGGGAGGTCAGGGAGGAGGCCGGCCAGCCTCAGGCCAGGGCTCTCGGAGTCTCGGTGCTCTGCCTGGGCGCCATGTCTCCCCCCTCAGCCGCTTCCAGCCGCGGCATCCCATCATGCGGTGCGCAGACTCGTCCCATTGACGTCGGGGGAGACACGGGGGGTGTGATTCGGGGGGCTCCCGTCATGCTtccggcaccggtgccgcgccAGCCCACCCGGGCGGATGTAGGAGGCGCCGCGTCTTTTTCGGCCATCGCGCGGGTTCTTCCGGCCGCTGGatgccccttccccttgcTCTGGATGTAGCGCGCCATGCCAGCTGTGGCCGACAGCGCGGGCGCGCCGTCCTCGCACTCTTGCACACTGTGGTCTGTTGCAGCgtaaaggagagaggggatacacgaaaaagaaagccaGTCGAACGCTACCGAGGCGTATTAATACAAAGCAGAGTCCACTAACTAAACACACAGAACCACCACGAGGTTGTGGATGCGCCACAGTCACAGTGTTTAGTGGTGGAAGTCAGCAGGGGGATGTGAAACCATTATCCACAAGAGCGCCTACgtgaaaggagaagagaatgaAGCAAGAGGTCCGAGAATAAATGCGCGTTTGCGGCTTGTAGAAGGAAGGAAACGAGCACATTCTACAACGTGGTGCCAGACTCCAACGAAACAAAAATTCATCTCCTCTCCTATCACCTGTTCtctcgtctttctctctcggcAGCTTCCTTGAGCACCTTCACACTTACACAGCTGCACGCACCCCAGTGAAGAAACAATGCGTGCCCCACCACCCTTCTTGCCAACACCTTCCTGTTCTTTGGCATAGTCAGGGACACCGGCACACTCCCCAACAGGGAGACACCGGCCATCAAACAAGAGCACTTATACGGGACCCTCGCACGCCCCCTTGCGTGGCTTCTCACACGGAGCCTACGAAGACGGCAAAGCGAGGAGGTCGTACTGAGCGTGCGGTGTGCCATAGAGCaacgagggaggaggagtaaGGGAGAAAAAGTAACCACAAAAGGAcgtggaaaagagagacacatcCCAACCAAACGAAGGGGCGAGTAGACTTCAAGGCGTGAGAGGCGCGCTGGTGCGTTCGTGCGCATCCAGTTTCTCCCGCTCCCCTCGTTGGAAGAGCGACATGGAGAAAAGTCCTTGAAGTAAACACAaggaggggtgtgggggtaAGGGAGTGttggggtggagggggaagaTGCGAAGGAGAGACCAGATTGACACAGGAACGAAACAAAGAAGTGGTTGCTCTCCGTCCGCACAGGCTGTACGGAAGGTacgggagggagaggtgagcGGCTGCAAGACCGtggcccacacacgcacatgctcGAAAGAGGCGAACATCGCTAGCCAAGAGCTGATCCGAGAACGCATTGCTCAGCAGCGATCGCGCGCACGCAGATGTTCCTACACAGGGAAACGTAGTGatgcaaacgaaaaaaaaagcaaagagTGGTAAAGCGTTCGATTTATAGCCAGTGATGCGTACACTGCACATGATGAGAGTAACGAATCGAAAAATAAAACGTAAATGGGTCAAgacacttcccccccccccaccacacacacgcaatgAAGCCCACTCCGCCACtactctttttctttcgcgAGCTCGTGTGTTTGTGGCACCAAGAGCTAGTCTTctggcgcacgcacagctaTCCATCCACGCATTAGGGAGCATACACTAGAACaaaggagaacgaggaggcaAGCAGCTAAAATGCTCTTTCATTCACTTGGATCAGTCGCATATCCGCGAGTTCCAGCACGCACGAGGGAGAACAACACAAACAGGGGAGAACATCAATCAAAAGAGCacagaagaaagaaaaagtgagaacgtaaggaggaggaggtggtggtgggagtgGATGCGAGGAGGGATGGCCccaacaaagagagacgaaaaaTGCGCAACGAAGACAATGCCATCTACCCATAACGGTGATCATCGATACAGCTTAGGTGCCGGTGACACGTGCCTCCTCTTTTATTATTACTATTtaggttttttttttgtgtgctCGACCCTATTCGGTGGCAGAAaatcccccttttcttctcttggtCGCTGATATCGCACAAACAGAAGCGCGAGCAGTTGAGGGACGAGAGGTCGGTCCAGGTGAGCTCTTATGAGCTCCCcgcaaagagaagcaaacgaggagaggcaaccgcgctttttctttcaaACGTGTCCATTTGCTGCCGTGCAAGACGAGCTCCAACCCCACTCTacgccgccccctctccctcccagcaggcccgtcgcgtggtgtgccgcagcggtagGGCAGGCACTGCGGCTATGCGCCGGCTCGGCGGTctcatcaccgccgccgccatcgtgccggtcgccacgtcgtgcacctctccccccctcggGCCGACATGCAGGCTCCCCACGGTAGTAGGCAGTAAGAGGCCGGGGTGGgatgcgttcgagtcacgctggcacttgACCCATTGcacgggggtggtggcgcagaccTGTATGCTGTCGCGGGCCGCTCCGACACCACGCCGCCCACGGACCTCGCCGCCGACACCCGTAGCGACGCCGCGCTCGGGCTTCGCTACGccgtaggtgcttgaccccctccccccggctCACGGCCCGAAGTGGTTCGGCAATGCGGGGTGGGATAGCGGGACGGCCTGGCCACCTCCGCACcgagcggggggagggggtgctaGAACctgaggtgcagcgcgctgAATTCTTCCCCCATCATCAGGTGGGGATGAGGATGACACACACCGGGGAAGCAACAACAGTAGGCGAAAACAAAGCGAACTAAGTAAAAGGGGAAACATCTCTTGTACTCTCAGAGAGCCCATTACTTTATCCGTGCCAGCACTTTGTCggtgatttttttttttgctttccgCCCTGCTTGTGTGTGAGTGTAAAACCAGGCAACCTTCATCAGTGATTCTCACAGCAGCCGGGATTGCCACAGTCACAGAGACAAGAATGACTAAAACAAAATCAATGCTCACAATTCTAGCACTCACTCACTGAGCAGAGAAGGGCAACAACTACGCGAAGGAGAACTGACACTGCCAGAGTCGTTGAgcatctctttttttcctttgatTCAAGCGCTGAAGAGACTGCGCTGTGCATGTTTGTGTGAGCTCTGTGTTACGCACACCCACCGCCCACTCCGCGCGTAACGCGCCACATCTGAAAGGCGCCGATGCAGGTGAAATAGTgcaccactgcagcgcaCAGCACAAGGAAATGCCATAGCTGGTGACTGTGCAGCCACACGTCGAACCGACCAGGGTACCATCTCTCAGGGACTTGAAAGATGTAGATCACCATACCGACGCTGTAGATGGCCAGCATGAGAAACATACCCCTGTAGAGCGGTAAGGTCTGCTCGTTGGTGGGCAGCGCAAAGAACATATGAATCGTGGGAAGAATGCCGatggaggtgagggaggagtaGAGAACCATGCGTGGCCAGTAGAACTGCTGAGTGTTGAAGAAGGTAAAGAAGGGCCCCATCAGGCCAAGAATACCTAGGAGCGTGATGGTGATGAGGTACACAGACCGCACCACTGTCAGGCAGGAGAATAGGTAGAAGACGGGAGGGTAGAAGCTGCCGACGATCATGGAGGTGATGCCAAAGTAGTCGATTGCAAGGGCAACGTTATGCACCTGCTCACAGTGATGGGCGCTCAGCGTGTGGTAGATCGAGGAGCCACCCAGCATTACCATGCTGCCAAGCTGAAACACTGAGAAGACGAGATAGTCCTGCGTGCGGTGCAGGCCAAGGCTGAGTAGGATGTGGAGGGAGAGCACCAACACAGTGAGGAATCCCAGCAGGTGCGTCCAAATGCTGAGCGTCTCGTTGTGGAGCGCAAAGACACTTTTAAAGCACTGCTTTGTAGTGTAGCCGGCGCGGTAGTAGCTGAGGATGAATGGATTACCCTTCAGCCACTCGGGGATCGAACTCAGGTCATACAGGGGGAGATCAGAGCGCTGTGTGATCGACGACGGGCAGGGGTTGGAGCTCCGGTGACGCTGTGTCGCCACTCGCCGTTTGTTctcggcctcctccacactcTTCGTGGTGAAGACCGCAGCCCTGTCCTGCGCGACGGCGCGGTgtcgcacacgcgcctcgtAGCTCGTTAATGTGTCGTCCATCCTTGACTtaaacgaaaagaaaaaaagagaggtgaTCTGCCTTACTCTCCGAAAGAAGTCTgccgcacttctctctcttgtagCTGCttgcggggagggggggaggagctaTTATgtatacatatatatatatgtatattgagggagagggagggggtggtaAACCAATCAAGACGACGAGCACACACTCTCACACACAGATACCAGTGAAGAACGTCAGCGAAGGTGCGGGAATTGAGCTGAACGCTCGATCGACGGAGGACAACAATATCAGCAATGAGCCCCCCCTCGCAAATAATAATAGTAAAAAAAGGCGATCCTGTGCCCTGGAGAGGCTATCCGTGCACAGATGTGCTGTGTGACAAGCGCGTGTGATGACAGcgcaaaaggaaagagagaagagagagggggagggggagggagttcaaaggaaagaaaaacaaattCACACAATCCAGGTGCTTTCAACCATGAGAGCAATCGCCACACGTGCCCACAGTCACAAAACATACACAAAAATGCAATTCAACCCACGCAGACGCGAGCGAGCGTGCCAAGGGGTGTGGCGAAATTGTTTGCGCTTCGCTGATTGAAGGTCGACGTAGGGGAAGTGAGGCTGGGGACGAGGCACACAAGGTGAGAAAGATTAGGTGCGCCGCCAAAGGCACTCTGGTACCTTTtcaagcaaaaaaaaaaaagaagaaatgaCAGAGAATCGCAGAGGACTGTGACACGCTCTTCACAGTGAAGAACTGAAGCAAAGGTATCAAGCAAGCGAAACGGAGTAATGACTGGCGGGTGTTTGACGCATTTGTTAGGGATTCATCACGAATAAACGAGCGATGAAGCCGCAGGGGAGTCCAGTGACAGTCGGCAAGTTGGATGAGTAAGTCAGTTAAGGtgagaagaacgaaaaggaggaggatgggggATGAGGCAATATGAGGCAGCATCATGCACACAGCACAATTCTGGGAGGCTCAGCAAAGGTGCCGTCACCacgaggcgcgtgtgcctggGCAGTAGCGCAATCGGGGCAAAAATATTTCCTCAAGGACAAGCGTAGCGGACTGACGATGTTGCGGCGCCGAAG is from Leishmania panamensis strain MHOM/PA/94/PSC-1 chromosome 35 sequence and encodes:
- a CDS encoding hypothetical protein (TriTrypDB/GeneDB-style sysID: LpmP.35.5620) translates to MQEERPPSSLTAAVPAGRIIARLSATLRQTEQACAEVSSIEGLLCSLSAGVEDLTRTSAMSVDTRTTKSSLERRNADELTMEVHVPPQPTDGSSPYNWVDRRTLCSALEGSNVFHRSGLSTTFSALERSVSNAMAFELFPKLQRVTDKVRQLCSIVDERAQKAQQRQSLPHARAEWMCEAVRALHRIAHASLESEDAEATKPSVTAPCIPPPSPQQAMGIVQKSHVFPTPSDAIWWELYAGLQGVLHRTALSSASTALGKSEEVAESRLELQRQRLLSLLEEMTMWLVEDTSATR
- a CDS encoding hypothetical protein (TriTrypDB/GeneDB-style sysID: LpmP.35.5630), coding for MVSCKNGQQASKRLLSSRRGMKASPPPIQRSASWASVPANPMETKSTRYARKQANCEHAKPYNGDSTLPLYMISDVPMYLRDNGYILRGYRAYYTGKQCVTSVLRMHNETINIWTHLLGVLVFLGMVVQLFTQHIIPEYLAGNVFHRENRTATPVHVSGARTRLPFIIFGAFSFSCVMCMLCSACFHTFLCHMSEEFYHRMHALDYYAITLLVVGSFLPFCFYAMHCAPAWRNAYLSMISSFGVVGLIGPFFRHWTSEAFATKKIIFYVCMVGSGIIPTIHISQMIPLDISAPYVKGLLTMLALYGFGVFVYAFRIPEAISPGTFDFYFSSHQIWHVCVLGAAITHFYNCVAMYLNRGTIVCV
- a CDS encoding adiponectin receptor protein 1, putative (TriTrypDB/GeneDB-style sysID: LpmP.35.5640); this encodes MSLKATDITVGDRALHRPLCKLSKEDSRVLLKSQESNESLPLDSKTAIPSAHMPPMCATRTCPTHASEKPHNRTKSGERALVDFLAHSLTEVVAPPFIPTEREHNFFMSNADNQCSGDSSTQMIVRLGLDNAQTSTDPFDAVIVHRIIETEDVGISVAGTQDTTGVSSAAPSIAPDSRGTPLHQEQLAPDAKTPEHGYRRNKRRLSLAATAPPFDTTREQQWNLINRGRDQTLPLYKFEEVPPWQKHNSYIGSRYRAFYTAQMCFKSLFGWHNETINVYSHVLTFLAFLVFTALLYTTVLSKAITAPSLSASKLVYGIFCFGSLMCMLNSSIYHLFNSHCSCRVITAMGRLDYIGITVLIVSSFLPPLYVMFHCNPVARTVYITAILVLGTVGIIGPWTDVFYEHRWVRVSVFLGLGFSGLAPALHSLTIMPMNAVSTPTFLGILLMVLLYCSGVAFYVTKFPESRYPGHFDCWLSSHQLWHFFVSMGALVHYFNCVSMYQLWQVSDGMCG
- a CDS encoding adiponectin receptor protein 1, putative (TriTrypDB/GeneDB-style sysID: LpmP.35.5650); this encodes MDDTLTSYEARVRHRAVAQDRAAVFTTKSVEEAENKRRVATQRHRSSNPCPSSITQRSDLPLYDLSSIPEWLKGNPFILSYYRAGYTTKQCFKSVFALHNETLSIWTHLLGFLTVLVLSLHILLSLGLHRTQDYLVFSVFQLGSMVMLGGSSIYHTLSAHHCEQVHNVALAIDYFGITSMIVGSFYPPVFYLFSCLTVVRSVYLITITLLGILGLMGPFFTFFNTQQFYWPRMVLYSSLTSIGILPTIHMFFALPTNEQTLPLYRGMFLMLAIYSVGMVIYIFQVPERWYPGRFDVWLHSHQLWHFLVLCAAVVHYFTCIGAFQMWRVTRGVGGGCA